From the Nodularia sp. NIES-3585 genome, one window contains:
- a CDS encoding Mur ligase family protein, whose amino-acid sequence MGNKIQLIDRLRLGFAVSVAKSVTFIVRCLRRAAPTLRLGAASVLPGSIARRIEPRLLELLSQQVKNGVILIAGTNGKTTTALLLCTILERQGYRIAHNSTGANLENGLMTALIENTSLLGTLKVDYAILEVDENIVPRVLKPLQPRIILCLNLFRDQLDRYGEVDSISKRWTKVISTLPLETVVIPNADDPTLCYLGQQLPQKVSFFGMNEPEHYLEAIPHAVDSIYCPSCGHSLDYQGVYLSHLGDFTCPQCGFSKSKPTLESSEWSQILVGLYNKYNTLAAVTAAKELGVDEAVIRDAVNNFQAAFGRAEDLVINNKRVRILLSKNPVGTNETIRVVTESTDTTTLLVLNDRTPDGTDVSWIWDVDTEKLVQRGGTIVVSGDRVYDMALRLRYSENSGESNLNLIVEEDLRQAIATALEHTPDNETLHILPTYSAMLEVREVLTGRKIL is encoded by the coding sequence GTGGGAAATAAAATTCAACTTATAGATAGACTGCGACTCGGTTTCGCGGTGTCGGTGGCAAAAAGTGTAACGTTTATAGTGCGATGTCTTCGACGGGCTGCGCCTACGCTGCGTCTCGGTGCTGCTAGTGTATTACCAGGGTCAATTGCGCGTCGTATTGAACCCCGGTTGTTGGAATTATTGAGTCAGCAAGTTAAAAACGGGGTAATTCTCATTGCTGGTACTAATGGCAAAACTACCACAGCGCTGCTTTTATGTACAATTTTAGAACGTCAAGGTTATCGTATCGCCCATAACTCTACAGGCGCAAACCTGGAAAATGGCTTGATGACGGCGTTGATAGAAAACACCAGCTTGCTGGGGACGCTGAAGGTTGATTATGCCATTCTGGAAGTAGATGAGAATATTGTACCGAGAGTTTTAAAGCCTCTCCAGCCCAGAATTATTCTTTGTTTAAATTTATTTCGTGACCAATTGGATAGGTATGGGGAAGTAGACAGCATTAGTAAGCGCTGGACAAAGGTGATTTCTACTCTCCCACTGGAAACGGTGGTTATTCCCAATGCTGATGACCCAACGTTATGTTATCTCGGTCAGCAGTTACCCCAAAAGGTATCATTCTTTGGGATGAATGAACCAGAACATTATTTGGAAGCTATTCCTCACGCTGTCGATTCGATTTATTGTCCTAGTTGTGGACATTCTCTGGATTATCAAGGTGTGTATTTGTCCCATTTGGGAGATTTTACTTGTCCCCAATGTGGTTTTAGCAAAAGTAAACCGACGCTAGAAAGCAGTGAATGGTCACAAATTTTGGTGGGTTTATATAACAAATATAATACTTTAGCGGCTGTGACTGCGGCAAAAGAGTTAGGCGTTGATGAAGCGGTAATTCGAGATGCGGTTAACAATTTTCAAGCTGCTTTTGGTCGGGCTGAAGATTTGGTAATTAACAATAAACGGGTGCGGATTTTGTTATCAAAAAATCCGGTGGGGACAAATGAAACCATTCGCGTCGTGACTGAAAGCACTGATACAACTACACTTTTGGTTTTAAACGATCGCACTCCCGATGGTACTGATGTATCATGGATTTGGGACGTAGATACAGAGAAGTTAGTCCAACGGGGAGGAACTATAGTCGTGAGTGGCGATCGCGTCTATGATATGGCGTTACGTCTGCGGTATAGTGAGAATTCCGGTGAGAGTAACCTCAATTTGATTGTAGAAGAAGATTTGCGTCAGGCGATCGCGACTGCATTAGAGCATACCCCAGACAATGAAACTCTCCACATTCTCCCCACCTATTCAGCCATGTTAGAAGTGCGAGAAGTTCTGACTGGGAGGAAAATTCTTTAG